A single window of Sporosarcina sp. FSL W7-1349 DNA harbors:
- a CDS encoding GbsR/MarR family transcriptional regulator, with protein sequence MDGREKLDKARERIIETIAENIHLYGLTPSSGRQYGAMYFHDEPLTLDEMTEMLGMSKTSMSTSVRALSDLKLVERAWKRGVRKDLYQVKDDWYQSFIDLFSIKWRRAISLHSVAVRRSLKELGELLQDESIDDDLRKSVEKDIAKLEYMRDYYDWLDRLVDAFEDHEIFDLVPIDKNQDK encoded by the coding sequence ATGGACGGTAGGGAAAAACTTGATAAAGCCCGGGAACGGATCATTGAAACCATTGCCGAAAATATTCATCTCTACGGTCTGACACCTTCATCCGGTAGACAATACGGTGCCATGTATTTTCATGATGAACCATTGACTCTAGATGAAATGACCGAAATGCTCGGCATGAGCAAAACTAGCATGAGCACATCCGTACGAGCTCTTTCCGATTTAAAATTGGTGGAACGCGCCTGGAAACGGGGCGTCCGAAAAGACCTGTACCAAGTGAAAGATGATTGGTATCAAAGTTTCATTGATCTTTTTTCGATAAAATGGAGGAGGGCCATTTCACTCCATTCCGTTGCAGTCAGGCGATCATTGAAAGAATTGGGCGAACTGTTGCAGGACGAATCGATTGATGACGATCTGCGGAAAAGCGTGGAGAAGGATATAGCGAAGCTTGAATACATGCGGGACTATTATGATTGGCTCGATCGATTGGTCGATGCGTTCGAAGATCATGAAATCTTTGACCTTGTTCCAATTGATAAAAATCAAGATAAATGA